A window of the Cystobacter fuscus genome harbors these coding sequences:
- a CDS encoding SDR family NAD(P)-dependent oxidoreductase: MGKVEGRTAIVTGGGKGMGAATVRLLAAEGANVIAADVDIASAEELAGELGPKVTAATLDVRSPESWSAVVDGAERRFGTVDILVNNAGIADPGELKDWDLARMQRMLDVNLIGVFNGVQAVAPGMRKLKRGSIVNIGSVGGFQGIPRMSGYVVAKWGVRGLTKTAALELGPYGIRVNAVHPGQTRTPMTADVVFDTSGIALGRVGEPEDIARAVLFFASDDSSFVTGAELAVDGGQLAGPADYSGLPR; the protein is encoded by the coding sequence ATGGGAAAGGTAGAAGGGCGCACGGCCATCGTCACGGGCGGAGGCAAGGGGATGGGCGCGGCCACGGTGCGCCTCCTCGCCGCGGAGGGCGCCAACGTGATCGCGGCCGATGTCGACATCGCGAGCGCCGAGGAGCTCGCCGGCGAACTCGGCCCGAAGGTGACCGCCGCCACTCTCGACGTCAGGTCGCCGGAGTCCTGGTCAGCTGTGGTCGACGGCGCCGAACGGCGCTTCGGTACGGTCGACATCCTCGTCAACAACGCCGGGATCGCCGACCCTGGCGAACTGAAGGACTGGGATCTCGCACGGATGCAGCGGATGCTGGACGTCAACCTCATCGGTGTGTTCAACGGTGTTCAGGCCGTCGCACCGGGAATGCGGAAGCTCAAGCGGGGTTCGATCGTCAACATCGGCTCGGTGGGCGGCTTCCAGGGCATCCCGCGGATGTCCGGCTACGTCGTCGCCAAATGGGGCGTCCGCGGACTCACGAAGACCGCGGCGCTGGAACTCGGCCCATACGGGATCCGCGTCAACGCGGTGCACCCCGGGCAGACCAGGACGCCCATGACCGCCGACGTCGTGTTCGACACCAGCGGCATCGCCCTCGGCCGGGTCGGTGAGCCCGAGGACATCGCGCGCGCCGTGCTCTTCTTCGCTTCCGACGACTCCAGTTTCGTCACCGGTGCGGAGCTCGCCGTCGACGGCGGTCAGCTCGCGGGCCCGGCTGACTACTCAGGGCTGCCCAGGTAG
- a CDS encoding RidA family protein — MSSSNRKTASFGVPWEKAYGYVQAVRLNNTIYVSGQLSHTPQGELVAPAALGADGKPADFSTMEAQMKRTYENAEMLLAELGATMADVVEETLFVLDVPSAFAASSKVRPLVYKQAVPQVASNLIGVSALAFPEQLIEIAFRAEVQG; from the coding sequence ATGAGCAGCTCGAATCGAAAGACCGCCAGCTTCGGGGTTCCTTGGGAAAAGGCGTATGGCTACGTGCAGGCCGTACGCTTGAACAACACCATCTACGTCTCCGGCCAGCTTTCGCACACCCCGCAGGGCGAGCTCGTCGCTCCGGCAGCGCTGGGCGCGGACGGCAAGCCCGCGGACTTCTCGACCATGGAAGCGCAGATGAAGCGCACCTACGAGAATGCCGAGATGCTGCTGGCCGAACTGGGCGCGACCATGGCGGACGTGGTGGAAGAAACGTTGTTCGTGCTCGACGTTCCGTCTGCCTTCGCAGCCAGTTCGAAGGTGCGGCCGCTGGTCTACAAGCAGGCGGTGCCGCAGGTTGCCAGCAATCTGATCGGCGTGTCTGCCTTGGCCTTCCCCGAGCAGCTGATTGAGATTGCATTCAGGGCGGAAGTTCAGGGCTGA
- a CDS encoding DUF5953 family protein, whose translation MDALKRAYERFPESGGRTAP comes from the coding sequence CTGGACGCTCTCAAACGAGCCTACGAACGCTTCCCGGAGAGCGGCGGGCGCACAGCCCCTTGA
- a CDS encoding fascin domain-containing protein translates to MLASGVSFKTVLGGRYVGAQNNGGGAVIATATSAQDWEKFSIEDINGGALESGDKIFIIAGTGQYFQAANGGGSTLNAASANRQDWETFRIVKKSGTGAIANGDVVGLQTVTTGHWVSAENGGGSTVFAYGAALGSWEQLTISGLSGGTTPPPSGTGCDAPGLVWKTASKTNYTSYPDPGSEECTKYNGCTWAGQFAACSGKKSEAWVAAHNIVAVFPNMNALKLHDLCLKSGTKTIVVTVLDTCADSDCSGCCTQNKGNADALIDLESYTNARWGVPDGRIQWADLGPTKGSGCN, encoded by the coding sequence TTGCTCGCCTCCGGCGTGAGCTTCAAGACGGTGCTCGGCGGCCGCTATGTGGGCGCTCAAAACAACGGCGGCGGCGCGGTCATCGCGACGGCGACGAGCGCCCAGGATTGGGAGAAGTTCTCGATCGAGGACATCAACGGCGGGGCCCTCGAGAGTGGGGACAAGATCTTCATCATCGCGGGCACCGGGCAGTATTTCCAGGCCGCCAACGGCGGTGGCTCCACGCTGAACGCCGCCAGCGCGAATCGCCAGGACTGGGAGACGTTCCGCATTGTCAAGAAGAGCGGGACCGGTGCGATCGCCAACGGCGACGTCGTCGGCCTGCAGACGGTCACGACTGGCCATTGGGTGTCGGCGGAGAACGGCGGTGGCAGCACGGTGTTCGCGTATGGCGCCGCGCTCGGCTCGTGGGAGCAGTTGACGATCTCTGGCTTGTCCGGAGGCACGACGCCGCCTCCTTCCGGTACGGGCTGTGACGCTCCCGGCCTCGTCTGGAAGACCGCCAGCAAGACCAACTACACGTCGTACCCGGATCCGGGCAGCGAGGAGTGCACCAAGTACAACGGCTGCACGTGGGCAGGGCAGTTCGCGGCGTGTTCGGGGAAGAAGTCGGAGGCGTGGGTGGCGGCACACAACATCGTCGCGGTGTTCCCCAACATGAACGCGCTCAAGCTCCACGACCTCTGCTTGAAGTCCGGCACGAAGACCATCGTGGTCACCGTGCTCGACACGTGCGCCGACTCGGACTGCAGTGGTTGCTGCACCCAGAACAAGGGGAACGCCGACGCGCTGATCGACCTCGAGAGCTATACCAACGCGCGCTGGGGCGTCCCCGACGGCAGGATCCAATGGGCGGACCTCGGTCCGACCAAGGGTAGTGGCTGCAACTGA
- a CDS encoding NADP-dependent oxidoreductase produces the protein MAKTSNRQIVIAARPNGKARLSDFNIVEQAIPSPGDGEVLFRNLLISMDPYQRNLMGNASSELPPIDIGQPMSGPTVAVVEQSRNANFAVGDHVVSWSGWREYGLSNGADLQKIDPEAAPLSTALGVLGHTGLTAWLGVSKFLDPKPGGTFVVTAAAGSVGSVAAQLARLRGHRVIGIAGGPEKVRYLKDDLGLDDAVDYKAPDFAEQLARALPDGLDRLFDNVGGYMFEALMPYFNHHARIVICGTIAQYDFPHAPDGPNRLPELLKSFLYRFIEIRGFALPDHLGSHPEFLAEVGPLVSQGKIKYSEEFVDGFENIPDAFLRLFDGRNRGKLIARVG, from the coding sequence ATGGCAAAGACGTCGAACCGCCAGATCGTCATAGCGGCACGCCCGAATGGCAAAGCCAGATTGAGTGATTTCAACATCGTCGAGCAGGCGATACCTTCTCCCGGTGACGGCGAAGTGTTGTTTCGCAACCTGCTGATCTCGATGGATCCCTATCAGCGCAATCTGATGGGTAATGCTTCCAGCGAGCTGCCTCCGATCGATATTGGCCAACCAATGTCAGGTCCTACCGTCGCAGTCGTTGAACAGAGCAGAAATGCGAATTTCGCCGTTGGCGATCATGTCGTCAGCTGGTCGGGTTGGCGGGAATATGGGCTTTCCAACGGCGCTGACCTCCAGAAGATCGATCCTGAGGCGGCGCCGCTATCAACCGCGCTCGGAGTGCTGGGTCATACTGGCCTGACGGCATGGCTCGGCGTCAGCAAGTTCCTTGATCCAAAGCCCGGCGGCACGTTCGTCGTCACTGCCGCAGCAGGATCAGTAGGTTCGGTAGCAGCGCAGCTTGCCAGGCTGCGAGGGCATCGCGTTATCGGCATAGCCGGTGGGCCTGAAAAGGTGCGGTACCTGAAGGATGACCTCGGTCTCGACGACGCTGTCGACTACAAGGCGCCTGACTTCGCCGAGCAACTTGCCCGCGCATTGCCCGATGGCCTCGATAGGCTTTTCGACAACGTCGGTGGGTACATGTTTGAAGCGTTGATGCCCTACTTCAATCATCACGCGCGGATCGTCATCTGTGGCACTATCGCACAATATGACTTCCCTCATGCGCCTGACGGACCGAACCGCCTTCCGGAGTTGTTGAAGTCGTTCCTCTACAGGTTCATTGAAATCCGCGGCTTTGCACTGCCAGATCACCTTGGAAGCCATCCGGAATTCCTTGCGGAGGTGGGTCCCTTGGTCTCTCAGGGCAAGATAAAGTATAGCGAGGAGTTCGTGGACGGGTTCGAAAACATTCCGGACGCTTTTTTAAGGCTATTTGACGGCCGCAACCGCGGCAAGCTGATCGCCAGAGTTGGCTGA
- a CDS encoding MarR family winged helix-turn-helix transcriptional regulator, whose translation MKELDERERRAWSGLLRMQDDLRRHISRQLMEDSGLSWADFAVLFGLFQQPDGRLRVFELRDLLRWEKTRLIHQVSRMATRGLIERQACQDDSRGSVVALTEAGREIIQAAAPRHLQDIREVFFDVLTPRQLDVLADVAEAVLDNIDEKDGRESDLEQ comes from the coding sequence ATGAAGGAGCTTGACGAACGTGAGCGACGCGCATGGTCGGGGCTGCTCAGGATGCAGGACGACCTGCGCCGTCACATCAGCCGACAGCTCATGGAGGACAGCGGGCTCTCCTGGGCCGATTTCGCGGTCTTGTTCGGGCTCTTCCAACAACCCGACGGCCGGCTCCGGGTGTTCGAACTGCGCGATCTGCTGCGCTGGGAGAAAACGCGGCTCATACATCAGGTGTCGCGAATGGCCACCCGCGGCCTCATCGAGCGGCAGGCCTGCCAAGACGATAGCCGCGGGAGCGTGGTCGCTCTCACCGAGGCGGGGCGCGAGATCATCCAGGCCGCGGCCCCACGCCACCTTCAGGACATCCGGGAGGTGTTCTTCGACGTGCTCACCCCACGGCAACTGGACGTCTTGGCCGATGTGGCGGAGGCGGTTCTCGACAACATCGACGAGAAGGACGGGCGGGAGTCCGACCTCGAGCAATGA
- a CDS encoding ankyrin repeat domain-containing protein, whose product MSRELFAAIKQHDTARVKALLEGGANPNEPRAEGRGLRPLQEAIFALYDGGELDVLQALIEHGADVNAWDVERDQTPLLTAVCEREVAALEVLVRAGADPNVRSGGGDTPLRICADSGYLAMAALLLYAGAARTINDWGGISGYTALGLAALRLDLPMVKLLLAAGADTRAPDEDKRPAHYCMPPRAESDSQTWDAVFELLGGAKDRMPL is encoded by the coding sequence ATGTCCAGGGAGCTTTTCGCAGCGATCAAGCAGCACGATACAGCACGGGTCAAGGCACTGCTCGAAGGGGGAGCCAATCCAAACGAGCCACGGGCAGAGGGTCGGGGGCTGCGTCCGCTGCAAGAGGCCATCTTCGCACTTTACGATGGGGGCGAGCTCGACGTGCTCCAGGCGCTCATCGAGCACGGCGCGGACGTCAACGCCTGGGATGTCGAGCGGGACCAAACTCCCCTGTTGACGGCCGTCTGCGAGCGAGAGGTGGCGGCCCTCGAGGTGCTCGTGAGGGCGGGGGCCGATCCCAATGTGCGCAGCGGCGGAGGCGACACGCCGCTGCGGATATGCGCGGATTCGGGCTACTTGGCCATGGCGGCTCTGCTGCTGTACGCGGGGGCCGCCCGGACCATCAACGACTGGGGCGGGATTTCCGGGTACACAGCTCTCGGGCTTGCGGCACTTCGACTGGACCTCCCCATGGTCAAGCTGCTGCTTGCCGCAGGCGCTGACACGAGGGCCCCAGACGAAGACAAGCGGCCCGCTCATTACTGCATGCCACCGCGCGCTGAATCTGATTCCCAGACATGGGACGCCGTGTTCGAACTGCTCGGAGGCGCGAAGGACCGCATGCCGTTGTAG
- a CDS encoding GyrI-like domain-containing protein has translation MKRLISTSSASSSKRSASRGSDMSEQKIDFKKTLDSYQAKRGVYRIVDVPPTQYLMVDGHGDPNTAQQYTDALSALYPVAYKLKFASKQQLGRDYVVMPLEALWWSDDMASFTSSRDKSKWDWTAMIMVPDWITPEMFDAAVAKVAAGDRPASLDKVRLETLDEGRCVQTLHVGAFDDEAPVLEKMHHEFIPGEGLAMTGKHHEIYLSDFRKVEPAKLRTILRQPVA, from the coding sequence ATGAAGCGATTGATCTCCACCTCGTCGGCCTCATCGAGCAAGCGGTCGGCATCGCGCGGCTCCGACATGTCCGAGCAGAAGATCGATTTCAAGAAGACGCTCGATTCCTATCAGGCGAAGCGCGGTGTCTACCGGATCGTCGACGTTCCACCGACGCAGTACCTCATGGTGGACGGTCACGGAGACCCGAACACCGCACAGCAGTACACCGACGCGCTCTCCGCGCTATACCCGGTCGCGTACAAACTCAAATTCGCGAGCAAGCAGCAGCTCGGGCGCGACTACGTTGTGATGCCGCTCGAAGCGCTGTGGTGGTCAGACGACATGGCGTCGTTCACATCCTCGCGCGACAAGTCCAAGTGGGACTGGACCGCGATGATCATGGTGCCGGACTGGATCACGCCCGAGATGTTCGACGCCGCTGTCGCCAAGGTCGCCGCCGGAGATCGGCCGGCGAGCCTCGACAAGGTGCGTCTCGAAACACTCGACGAGGGGCGATGCGTACAGACGTTGCACGTCGGCGCGTTCGACGATGAGGCGCCGGTGCTCGAGAAGATGCATCACGAGTTCATCCCGGGTGAGGGGCTCGCGATGACCGGCAAGCACCACGAGATCTACCTCAGCGACTTCCGCAAGGTCGAGCCGGCGAAGCTGCGCACGATCCTGAGGCAGCCGGTCGCGTAG
- a CDS encoding FAD binding domain-containing protein has product MQPFTYTRPTSAAEAVAAHSRAGADARYIAGGTSLYDMMKLDIDRPRHLIDVTSIRGLDRIDTSGDQLRFEALAPMSAVAADRTLQSDYPLLAESLWKAASQQLRNMATVGGNLLQRTRCLYFRNGTGNPSAVGTFPCNKREPGSGCAAIGGIDRGQAVLGTSDACTAVSPGDWPVALVAMDASLELLGPTGSRTLPVADLYRLPGTTPHLEFTLQPGEMIIAIVVPKTRAGRASTYHKIRDRESYAFALASAAVALEMDGDRVGRARIALGGVATRPWRATAAEQSLVGQPLTPETALAAGRAALSGATPGHDNRFKIELGARTVADALLIAAGRNA; this is encoded by the coding sequence ATGCAACCGTTCACCTATACCCGGCCGACGTCGGCCGCCGAGGCGGTGGCCGCGCACAGCCGCGCTGGCGCGGACGCGCGCTACATCGCGGGTGGCACGTCGCTGTACGACATGATGAAGCTCGACATCGACCGGCCGCGCCACCTGATCGATGTGACCTCGATCCGCGGGCTCGACCGGATCGACACCAGCGGCGACCAGCTTCGGTTCGAGGCGCTGGCGCCGATGAGCGCGGTGGCGGCCGATCGCACGCTGCAGAGCGACTATCCCCTGCTCGCCGAATCGCTGTGGAAGGCCGCCTCGCAGCAACTGCGCAACATGGCGACGGTGGGGGGCAACCTCCTCCAACGCACGCGCTGCCTGTATTTCCGCAACGGCACCGGCAACCCGTCCGCGGTCGGCACCTTCCCCTGCAACAAGCGCGAGCCTGGCTCCGGCTGCGCGGCGATCGGTGGGATCGACCGCGGCCAGGCGGTGCTCGGCACCAGCGACGCGTGCACCGCGGTGAGCCCGGGCGACTGGCCCGTGGCGCTGGTGGCGATGGACGCCTCCCTCGAGTTGCTCGGTCCGACCGGCTCGCGCACGCTGCCAGTGGCCGACCTCTACCGCCTGCCCGGCACGACCCCTCATCTGGAGTTCACGCTCCAGCCGGGCGAGATGATCATCGCGATCGTCGTGCCCAAGACCCGCGCTGGACGCGCGTCGACCTATCACAAGATCCGCGACCGCGAGAGCTACGCCTTCGCGCTCGCCTCCGCCGCGGTCGCGCTCGAGATGGATGGCGACCGGGTGGGCCGCGCGCGGATCGCCCTGGGCGGGGTGGCGACCAGACCCTGGCGCGCCACCGCCGCCGAGCAGTCGCTCGTCGGCCAGCCACTCACCCCCGAGACCGCGCTCGCCGCGGGCCGCGCGGCGCTCTCCGGCGCGACGCCGGGCCACGACAACCGCTTCAAGATCGAACTCGGCGCGCGCACCGTCGCCGACGCGCTGCTGATCGCCGCTGGGAGGAATGCCTGA
- a CDS encoding (2Fe-2S)-binding protein codes for MADDENTTAPLTVTRRTALGAGATLLTLSLACEQPLSPQAPVPPPPEVGNPLDLRTTVNGHAVEVAIDTRTSLLDLVRERMGLTGAKKGCDHGQCGACTVHVDGRRVASCLTLAAKVEGREVTTIEGLANGEQLHPMQQAFIDHDALQCGYCTPGQIMAAVACVREGNATSRERIREYMSGNICRCGAYVGIVAAIEDAASKMGRG; via the coding sequence ATGGCTGACGATGAGAACACGACGGCTCCCCTGACAGTCACGCGGCGGACCGCGCTGGGCGCCGGCGCGACGCTGCTGACGCTGTCGCTGGCTTGCGAGCAACCTCTGTCGCCGCAGGCCCCCGTGCCTCCGCCTCCGGAGGTTGGCAACCCGCTCGACCTGCGAACGACGGTGAACGGCCATGCGGTGGAGGTCGCGATCGACACGCGCACATCGCTGCTCGACCTGGTGCGCGAGCGGATGGGGCTGACCGGCGCCAAGAAGGGCTGCGACCACGGCCAGTGCGGCGCCTGCACCGTCCACGTCGACGGTCGTCGCGTCGCGTCGTGCCTGACGCTCGCGGCCAAGGTCGAGGGTCGCGAGGTGACGACGATCGAGGGGCTGGCCAACGGCGAGCAGTTGCACCCGATGCAGCAGGCGTTCATCGACCACGACGCGTTGCAGTGCGGCTATTGCACCCCGGGCCAGATCATGGCCGCGGTCGCCTGCGTGCGCGAGGGCAACGCCACGTCGCGCGAGCGCATCCGCGAGTACATGAGCGGCAACATCTGCCGCTGCGGCGCCTACGTCGGCATCGTCGCGGCGATCGAGGACGCCGCGTCCAAGATGGGGAGGGGCTGA
- a CDS encoding DUF3418 domain-containing protein, with the protein MFGRRVPLLRPSRRRGTRRPACASRSLRDQEAAQEPRWAFEELRVALFAPEVTTPVSVTVAKVGAALAALR; encoded by the coding sequence TTGTTCGGCCGCCGCGTTCCCCTGCTACGTCCTTCCAGGAGGAGGGGAACGCGGCGGCCGGCGTGTGCCTCCAGGAGTCTGCGTGACCAGGAGGCGGCGCAGGAGCCGCGGTGGGCCTTCGAGGAGCTCCGCGTGGCCCTCTTCGCTCCGGAGGTGACGACGCCCGTGTCGGTGACGGTGGCCAAGGTCGGCGCGGCCCTCGCCGCGCTGCGCTAG
- a CDS encoding xanthine dehydrogenase family protein molybdopterin-binding subunit, with protein sequence MTTDPFPDRARVDAREKVMGRTAYAADVPLPGLLYAMTVPARIAKGQLTSLSLEAAARVPGVVRILTADDFPPPPPSGGLPLPPTLIREIAYRGQPVALVVAKTLEAAIEGAEAVRATYADQTFSALIDSTGAVHEPFAGVEAGNARLAMETASTSHADTYVSPAQHHNPIEMLSTTAHWSDGKLTVWEGTQISGPMTTGLALMLRLDRSLIEVKSPSVGGSFGQKGAFQLQTTLVAHAAMLLGRPVKLVMPRAQIFHNAGFRPRSRHHVKLGADAGKMVAVQYDADHQQSRSGNFPPRYHEATVQMYGIADYLGTASNIRIDTQTPGYMRTPFPQPSQFAFESAVDELAYKLGEDPVAFRLRHDTTIDPLHGKPLSSRFLNDCIREGAQRFGWERRTAAPGSMALPDGTQVGWGIGCGAYPSMTTPSLVTLRVYADGRTRYAASGHEMGQGMRTAIASVLLRELDLDPNRLEILIGDTSAAPQHPTSGSSGTTSVVSAAATAAAKMREAADALFAGRELSGNLHQRLLKVRRPYLEIEASQVGPGQDPSVLDALRHGGFGVWGPHYPSFTSFSYIAHFVEVHVEPRTRRVRVPRVVSVVDCGRVVSPRTATSQVLGGVVWAIGATLREETEVDPRFGGWLNCDLADYVVPVNADVGDIDVTFIDKPDPLTNTIGAKGLGEVAMAGASGAIANAIYHATGKRVRKMPIRIEDLL encoded by the coding sequence ATGACCACCGACCCCTTCCCTGACCGCGCCCGCGTCGACGCGCGCGAAAAGGTCATGGGCCGTACCGCCTATGCCGCCGATGTGCCCCTGCCGGGCCTGCTCTACGCGATGACCGTGCCAGCGCGGATCGCCAAGGGCCAGCTCACCTCGCTGTCGCTCGAGGCGGCGGCGCGCGTGCCCGGCGTGGTACGCATCCTGACCGCCGACGACTTCCCCCCCCCGCCCCCTTCGGGAGGGCTGCCCCTGCCGCCAACCCTCATCCGCGAGATCGCCTATCGGGGCCAGCCCGTGGCGCTGGTCGTCGCCAAGACGCTGGAGGCCGCGATCGAGGGCGCCGAGGCGGTGCGCGCGACCTATGCCGACCAGACCTTCAGCGCGCTGATCGACAGCACCGGCGCGGTGCACGAGCCGTTCGCGGGTGTGGAGGCCGGCAACGCCCGACTCGCCATGGAGACCGCCTCGACATCGCACGCCGACACCTACGTGAGCCCGGCGCAGCACCACAACCCGATCGAGATGCTCTCCACCACCGCGCACTGGTCGGATGGCAAGCTCACCGTGTGGGAAGGGACACAGATCTCGGGCCCGATGACGACAGGGCTCGCGCTCATGCTTCGGCTGGACCGCTCACTGATCGAGGTGAAGAGCCCCTCGGTCGGCGGCAGCTTCGGGCAGAAGGGCGCGTTTCAGCTCCAGACCACGCTCGTCGCGCACGCCGCGATGCTGCTCGGACGCCCGGTGAAGCTGGTCATGCCGCGCGCGCAGATCTTCCACAACGCGGGCTTCCGGCCGAGGAGCCGCCATCACGTCAAGCTTGGCGCGGACGCGGGCAAGATGGTCGCGGTCCAGTACGACGCCGACCACCAGCAGTCGCGCTCGGGCAACTTCCCTCCGCGGTACCACGAGGCGACGGTGCAGATGTACGGCATCGCCGACTATCTCGGCACCGCCAGCAACATCCGCATCGACACGCAGACTCCGGGCTACATGCGCACGCCGTTCCCTCAGCCCTCCCAATTCGCGTTCGAGAGCGCGGTCGACGAACTCGCCTACAAGCTCGGCGAGGATCCGGTCGCGTTCCGTCTGCGGCATGACACGACGATCGACCCGCTCCATGGCAAGCCGCTGTCGTCGCGGTTCCTGAACGACTGCATCCGCGAGGGGGCGCAACGCTTCGGCTGGGAGCGGCGGACCGCGGCGCCGGGGTCGATGGCGTTGCCCGACGGAACACAGGTCGGCTGGGGAATCGGCTGCGGCGCCTATCCGTCCATGACGACGCCTTCGCTGGTGACCTTGCGCGTCTACGCCGACGGCAGGACGCGCTACGCCGCCTCCGGCCACGAGATGGGTCAGGGGATGCGCACCGCGATCGCCTCGGTGCTGCTGCGCGAGCTCGATCTGGATCCCAACCGGCTGGAGATCTTGATTGGCGACACCAGTGCCGCGCCGCAGCACCCCACCTCCGGCTCGTCGGGCACGACGAGCGTCGTCTCCGCCGCCGCCACCGCCGCGGCGAAGATGCGCGAGGCGGCGGACGCACTGTTCGCGGGTCGCGAGCTCTCCGGCAACCTGCACCAGCGGCTCCTCAAGGTGCGTCGCCCGTACCTGGAGATCGAGGCGTCGCAAGTCGGGCCCGGACAGGATCCCAGCGTGCTGGACGCGCTCAGGCATGGCGGCTTCGGGGTGTGGGGACCCCACTATCCGTCGTTCACGTCGTTCAGCTACATCGCCCACTTCGTCGAGGTCCACGTCGAGCCGCGCACGCGGCGGGTGCGTGTGCCGCGGGTCGTCAGCGTCGTCGACTGCGGGCGGGTCGTGAGCCCGAGGACCGCGACGAGCCAGGTGCTGGGCGGCGTCGTCTGGGCGATTGGCGCGACGCTGCGCGAGGAGACCGAGGTCGACCCGCGCTTTGGCGGCTGGCTGAACTGTGACCTCGCCGACTACGTCGTGCCGGTGAACGCCGACGTGGGCGACATCGACGTCACCTTCATCGACAAGCCCGACCCGCTGACCAATACGATTGGCGCCAAGGGGCTGGGCGAGGTGGCGATGGCCGGTGCGTCCGGTGCGATCGCCAACGCCATCTACCACGCGACCGGCAAGCGCGTGCGCAAGATGCCGATCCGGATCGAGGACCTGCTGTAG